TGCTGCGGTGTTTCGAACGATTCCTTCTAAAATTCTTACCATGAATGATTTGAATTTGCCTTCCGTATTCACCGATATGGCTTCCTATCCCAAGGGATTGGTTTTGGTTACCGGCCCCACGGGTTCCGGAAAGAGCACGACGCTGGCAGCCATGATTGATTATATTAATAGAAACCGCTACGACCATATATTAACGGTAGAAGATCCCATAGAATTTATTCATCAAAGTAATAAATGTCTGGTAAACCAACGGGAAGTTCATCGTGATACTTACAGTTTCAATGCGGCTTTGCGTTCCGCATTACGTGAAGATCCTGATGTGATTCTTGTGGGGGAATTACGTGATTTGGAAACCATTCGTCTTGCAATGACGGCCGCTGAAACCGGGCATTTGGTGTTTGGCACGTTGCATACTAATTCGGCTACTAAAACAATAAACCGCATCATTGATGTATTTCCGGGTGATGAAAAAGCAATGATACGCTCCATGTTGTCCGAATCTTTACAAGCAGTGGTGGCGCAAACGTTATTAAAAAAATCAGGTGGGGGACGGGTAGCTGCGCTGGAAATTATGATTTGTAATGCAGCTATCCGTAATTTAATTCGTGAGGACAAAGTAGCCCAAATGTATTCTGCAATTCAAACTGGCCAAGCACAGGGTATGCTTACTCTTGATCAGCATTTAACAAAATTGGTAAGTGACAACATCATTAATCGCCATACGGCTCGTGAGGTGGCTCTTAATAAAACCCTATTTTAAAAGTTAAGGATGCGAAGATGTGTCATTGATTATTGGAAAGATAGTGGAGCGCTAAAGCTGTGATTAGTCCTTCACTGAAGCAAAGGACTATAAGTTTAGGAACACAACCTAGCGTTTTTAGTTTTCTTGGCTTTTGCAGCAATCCTGAATTTGAATTTAAGCGCTTTTTTGGATTTTAATCAGATCAATGATTCCGGTTTCGGCCAAGGCCAGCATGTCATTAAGTTGTGCGCGATTGAAGCTGCCATCTTCTGCTGTTCCCTGAACTTCAATAAAATGGCCATGTTCATTCATCACGACATTCATATCCGTTTCTGCCAAGACGTCTTCCGCATAATCCAGGTCAAGCACTGGTTGTCCACGGTAAATGCCAACAGAAACAGCAGCAACCTGCGTAAATACAGGAAGCTTGCGTAATTTTTCTCGAGTAACCATCCAGGCCAGGGCGTCCTTTAAGGCAACGCATGCACCAGTAATTGCTGCTGTGCGAGTGCCGCCATCGGCCTGGATAACATCGCAATCCAGGGTAATGGTGTTTTCACCCAATGTTTTTAAATCAAGGCAAGTACGTAAAGAACGGCCTATAAGACGTTGAATTTCCAACGTTCTGCCGCCTTGTTTTCCTTTGCTGGCTTCTCGTTCAGTGCGACTGTGAGTTGCACGCGGCAGCATGCCGTATTCGGCAGTAACCCATCCCTGATTTTTTCCTTTAAGGAATCTTGGTACGCCATCTATAACCGATGCGGTACACAACACACGGGTTTGCCCAAATTCGACAAGTACAGAACCTTCCGCGTGATTTGTGAAATTGCGGGTTATTTTTACCGTTCTTAATTGATTTGGTTCACGATGACTGGGACGCATGATGAAATCCTTGCAAAAATAGGCGAGTATATATCATTTTTACTGCTATTTTCGAGTTTTTGTGAAGCCAATTTTAGGATGTATGAGCGTTAATTGCTTGCAATTGGGTTTGCATTTGTACAAATTTCGGGTATAGTCGCGCAACATTTGTTGGGCCGGAATTCATATGACTCATAGTATGACTGCGTTTTCCAGAGCGCAAAATCAAGTTGGTTCTACGATGATTTGTTGGGAATTAAAATCTGTTAATCATC
This genomic interval from Legionella oakridgensis ATCC 33761 = DSM 21215 contains the following:
- a CDS encoding type IV pilus twitching motility protein PilT; amino-acid sequence: MDITELLGFSVKNNSSDLHLSAGMPPMIRVDGDLRKINVPALQHQDVIKIIYDIMNDKQRKEYEEHLETDFSFEIANLARFRVNAFNQSRGAAAVFRTIPSKILTMNDLNLPSVFTDMASYPKGLVLVTGPTGSGKSTTLAAMIDYINRNRYDHILTVEDPIEFIHQSNKCLVNQREVHRDTYSFNAALRSALREDPDVILVGELRDLETIRLAMTAAETGHLVFGTLHTNSATKTINRIIDVFPGDEKAMIRSMLSESLQAVVAQTLLKKSGGGRVAALEIMICNAAIRNLIREDKVAQMYSAIQTGQAQGMLTLDQHLTKLVSDNIINRHTAREVALNKTLF
- the rph gene encoding ribonuclease PH; the encoded protein is MRPSHREPNQLRTVKITRNFTNHAEGSVLVEFGQTRVLCTASVIDGVPRFLKGKNQGWVTAEYGMLPRATHSRTEREASKGKQGGRTLEIQRLIGRSLRTCLDLKTLGENTITLDCDVIQADGGTRTAAITGACVALKDALAWMVTREKLRKLPVFTQVAAVSVGIYRGQPVLDLDYAEDVLAETDMNVVMNEHGHFIEVQGTAEDGSFNRAQLNDMLALAETGIIDLIKIQKSA